Genomic window (Peromyscus eremicus chromosome 12, PerEre_H2_v1, whole genome shotgun sequence):
AGTTCATTTGATGATAAATTCTAAGGTCAAATTTTATTTCTACAAAAAAAGGCAatgaaaacaatataaaacatattgaaAGGATATTACTGAGTGAGCTTCCAGTGGAGCTTGACTCTGGAAAGGCCATCCTGTTCCTGGGCTGCATCAGCAGCTGCTCTGAGGAAGGGGCAGCTGGTTACAAAGCAGAAGCCACCAGTGCTGATCCCACAAAGGGCAAACCATGTGGAGGGAGACAGTGGTGGCCTGCTGTGCTGAGGAACTGGGGCTCCTTGGCACACCTCAGCAGAGCTTGGTGGTGGTGAAgcttgagatttcaaaagaatATCCTGGCTTTTGCTTTGCCTGTAATGACCAGCAGGCCGTCTACCACAGCTGCAGGGAGGACTGCTGACTGGAGACATCGTCACACAAGTGCATGGCATTCTCTGCTGGCTGACCCTCCCTCCAAGGTCACCACACACCTGGAATTGCAGGGTTCTCTACAAAGACTCGGCACAGCCTGACCACGGGTTGGGGGCGTGGGGTCTGCCCATTGAGTCTGTTACTGTGGAAACACTTGCTAAGGTTTTATGTAAAAGCAGCTTCCCTTTGAACAGACATTCtgttttgggggagggagggggcattgatattgttttataattttttaaaggacatTAATAGGGTGGCATGAGGGGGACTTGAGCTATCACCCACAGGCAGTGTGGCACAGGAGAAGAGCTGCCTGCGCTGCTACTTCTGTGGGGAGCTGGGGCCTTAGTCTGTGGAAGGGCATTGAAAGGGAAAAGGGCAATGGGGAGAGGGGACcaggacttttttctttctttctttttttttttttttaaaaacctgggCTAACTGTAACTTTGAGTAAATTTGGGCAAGAAAAGAAATGCCATTCTTTTGAAGTAGACTAAAgcagtgatttttaaaacaaagcaagcagAACTAGAACATCTGAATTTTTTAATCCTTCTTTACAGGTTACCTAGACCACTTTTGATTAAGAAAACTGTAGAAAGTTAGTAACTGCCACATAGGACGCCAGGTGGTGGCCCGTGTCAATTTTCCACAGAGTCCTGCTGTGCGGGGTATCTGAGTACTGCTCGGGTCTCTGCTCAAACTTGCTGGAATCACTCATGGCAGATTTTAGTCCACAGGTCGCTTTTCCCCATATTTCTTTGTAAACTCTTCAGCATTCTTACAGAATTTTTTACGGTCCTTAGAGTACTCTTCAGCTAGGTCAGCCCGGAGTGGGTGCTCAGGCTGGGGGTCGTTCACCAGTGCTATGAGGGACTGGATTACTGCCAAAAGAAGGATAAGGCATGGGGTTAAAACAGACTCAGGAAGAGCACAGGTAAGATGCTACTGACCTCAGGAAAAACCTGCCATTTCTACACTGACTCAAACCCTGGCTGCTCCTTCTTTCTGATGACATGGAATTCCTGACCCTGCTGAGTGTTGGGGGTGTTATGTAGTCAGGGCTTTATGGATGCAAGGCTGACTCTGTCCCAAGTGAGCTATATGCCCACAGTGCGCTTTAAAGACAAAGCGGCCTTCTGTTTATTCTGACCACCAGAACTCAACCCATCTCTTCTGTAAtcaggagagagacagatgatCCCAGCCTCAGAAAAGCCTTGCAGCCCTGAAACGTAGTGAAACGCACAGTCTATTGGTAAACTGTCATATGCTGTTCTGAACTGAGAAGCTGGCTCTGGAAGAGACTCCAATGTCAAGTGTTCTCCAAAATTCCTTATCTGGGGATATACTATAGTCTCAGTGACAGGGAGCAGAGAATAGCAAAACAGCCTAGGAGTAAATGCACTGTGCCCTTGAGAACAGCTAGAAGGTAAACAATTTCCAACCCAAGTTACTACTGTTTATCTCATGACATAAAAATGCCTGCAATGGGAAAGATGTGGAGAGTTGGAAGTTCAGCTGTGGAGAGAACGCTCACCTGGAGCTCCGGTTGACACCTCCACCCCCCATCAGTTTCTGTTGTAAGCACCCAATTTGATGTTTTCTCTATctgctatttgttcttttatgtGCAAGTCTCACCTGAGGAGACTACGCTGCCTGGGACTCTGTCTTGCAGATTCCAACTGGCTACCTTTAAAGAAGGATACCCGctgccagaaaccagaggccatgAAACAGATcaatgactcatagcaatgaacatttgctgtgggatggtctgtatgtcaaatgtgttgctgattggtcaataaataaatcactgattggccagtggccaggcaggaagtataggcgggactaacagagaggagaattgagagaacaggaagctgggtgagagaaacactgccagctgccgtcaggacaaggaagatgtaaagtaccagtaagccacaagccacgtggcaaggtataaatttatagaaatggattaatttaagctgtaagaacagttagcaagaagcctgccacggccatacagtttgtaaccaatataagtctctgtgtgtacttggtcgggtctgagcagctgtgggtctggcaggtgagagagacttgtcctgaggtgggccaggcaggaaaactctagctacaaacatttgctagtaaagctgactggacaaaagggtacactgtgAGACACACTTTGGTTCCtaatgccaccaggatgaatgaaaAGGTGTTGGAGATgtgggaaagaaggagaagccaagagggtttttttgggggggagggtggtGCTTTGTTCTATTCTTgtgtttgttatgttttattttagtttgatttttttttttaaattttctgttgagGAGGTGCAGGGGTGAAGGGAGAATATGGGGGGACTAGGAGGTGAGTGGAATtgaggtacatgatgtgaaattcccaaagaatcaataaagaaataatgtttaaaaaaaggacACTCCCCATGTAGGTGTCATGCTACCTATCCCCGAtgtttctagacagggtctcactatgcagccccggctggcctggaactcacgtaAGTCAGTCAGGTTGGCATTGCATTTAcacagatccccctgtctctgcctcccaatttcTGGGACTAAATGTGTGTACCTCCCACCTGcactatttattcttttactttagcTTGCTGTACACTTAATAAATTTACTcattcaaaactgaaaatatgGCTAGTACAGATCATTTTCTGAAAAGTCCAGAACATCTGGAGCTCCTGGCCCTCGTCAGCCCCTTCTCCTGTGCCCTGGAGACAGCAGGCCTGTTAACATCTCTATGGGTCTGTACACAAGGTCACCTCTCCAGGCAGTTGTGTGTGGTGGGTCAGTATGACACACTCTGCTCATTAGGGTACTTCCAatcatgagaaagaaaaaagcgCATTATGAAGCTGCACCTGTCTGTGAGCAATAAGCCCACCTTAGAGGAACTATTGAAGACAGGATTTACCACAAAAAGTGCTCTATCGACCAAGAGATTAGAAAGCACACAAATTCCCAAATCATAACCAGCAACTAGATGTGGCACCTTCACAGCTTAAATTATTTCACTTAAAAGCGTAAGACAatccgggtgatggtggcacacgcctttaatcccagcactggggaggcagagccaggtggatctctgagtttgaggccagcctggtctacaaagcgagatccaggacaagcaccaaaactatacagagggaaaaaaaaggcatAAGACAAGAAGATCGttagcttgaagccagcctgggctacatagccagaATCTATAAACTGTAGAGAGAATCACAATGCCATGTTGTCTTTTTGTAATTGTTTCATGTGCCAtactattttaaaagtttgtataCCATGAATccacactttattatttttttttatgtctacaCATTGTCACTATATACCACAGTTGATCAGTTTTTTGTCAATCTGACACAggttcatctgggaagaggaaacttcagctgagaaaatggcctgtaggcaagtctacaGAGCATGATTAATGGTTAACATGGGagagtccagctcactgtggactgTACCTCCCCTAGGCAGATGGTGctgggtatataagaaagcaaaccgagcaagccataaggaacaagccagtaagcagtactcttccatggtctctacttcaattctttttattttttgaaaccatttctctgtgtagccctggctgtcctggaactcagtccggctgcctctgcttctagagtgctgggactaaaggagtgtgccatcacCCCTAACTTCGCTTCAGTTCTAacctccaagttcctgctctgacttcccttcaaGATGGATTGTaagctataagctgaaataaaacttttcttccccaagttgcttttgttcatggtgtcttTGTCCCAGCAATAGAAGCAGACTAGACACCATTATGTATATCCATTTATTTGAGTTGCTTCTCCTTTGGGCCTAGTATGGCTTGAGCTGCAATGAACATTACGACAACTGTTTCCGCACAGAGGAGTGTGCTTGCTTGGCAGATAAAAGCTCTTGCCTCCAAGCTTGATCCCTGCCATTCACATGggtaaggagagaactgactccctcaagctgtcttctgacctccacatgcatgctgtgacatgcattcatatatatacacacacacacacacacacacacacacacacacacacacacacgaatgtaattaataaaaatgtttgtgtGAACCCATGATTTCATTTTTGGGGGGCATACACAACTAAAAATTGACCTGCTGGATCACAggagcattttctttttcatgttgctTTTCCACTATGCTTAACTTGTCTGTGTGTCTTCAAGTTAGAATGCACACATTTGTGCATGTGACTTCAGGGGCCAGAGAGCTGTAGAGCTGCAGGTGGCTGTCAGCCACCCAATGTGACTGTGGGAACTGGATTCAagaattgctgagtcatctctccagctcatagaCTAAGAACATTTTAACTTTGCTGTCAACAgtcttaactttttcttttcttttctttttaaaaaagatttatctaGGGCtacagaggtggctcagctgttaagagcactggctgttctttcagaggtcctgagttcaattcccagcacccacatggcggctcacaaccatctataatgagatctggcgccctcttctggcctgcaagcacacatgcagacggaacactgtattcataataaataaatctttaaaaagtaaaatttatctattattttatgtgtatggtgttttgcctgcatatacgtCTGAGCACTGTGCATATACAGTGTTCATGGATGCctcagagggcactggatctcttgCAACTATAGTTAAAGATGGTTGCTAGCCACCATAtgtatgctgggaactgaaccatggtcctctggaagtacacgcgctcttaactactgagccctctctctccagctcccaatcttatcctttttattttccataCCTGTCTGATAAAACATAACTctgagggactggagaaatgatggctcagtgcttaacaacactgactgctcctccagaggatctgggttcaattcccagcacccacatggcagcttacaactgtcagTAGCTCTagttcaggggatccaacgcccctTCTGGCCTCCCTAGATACCAAGCATGCacaaggtacacagacatacatgaaaccaaaacacccatacacataaaatagtaacaaCACAACTTTGAGACTCTCTAGACAGAAAAACCCTAAGAGAATCTAGAGATCAACAAAAGGCTGTATGGTGGATGACTGAAATGAACTAGAGCCTAttccattaaaaagaccaaagaaTAGGAAGCTAGATTTGAAAGGAGTCATCAATGGAAATGCTCCTAAGGACATGGGCAGAAGAAAACCACAAGCAGATGCTATTAAGAACAagtgacgccgggcggtggtggcgcacgcctttaatcccagcactcgggaggcagagccaggcggatctctgtgagttcgaggccagcctgggctaccaagtgagttccaggaaaaggcgcaaagctacacagagaaaccctgtctcgaaaaacaaaaaaaaaataaaataaaataagaacaagtGACACGTTCATTTCAACATAAGCAAATGCAGCAGAACTGCAAGACATTAAAAAAGGAAGacgaagccgggcagtggtggcgcacacctttaatcccagcgttaggaaggcaggggcaggtggatctctgtgagttcaaggccagcctgggctacagagtgagttccaggacaggaccaaaactacacagagaaaccctgtctcgaacccgccgccccccaaatacacacacaaagggaagATGACTAAAGGATGATAATGGCTGGAAAGCAGTCAGGAAAGAGGAGCAGACAAACCAGGACACACAGCATCTGCCATGTGGCCACAACAGtaccacacacacaagtgtgtggaGGGACGGAGGTTGGAGAGAGGGCCCTCCAGAGCACCTGAGTTCCTTAGCACTCACAAAGCATCTCCTaagcatttgtaactccagttccagggaatggaTGCCGTCTTTTGACCTCCGCAGCACTACATGTATATGGtgacagacatacattcaggcaaacacacacatttaaaaaagaaggaaaaggaaaagcatgTAGAGACAGTAAGGTACTCGGTGCCAGTGGCCCCACCTCTGCCTGTGTCCCCACCTCTCCCATCCTGAATCCCCTGCCTCAACTACTTTAAGACTCAGTCTCCTTCCCTGTACAAGACTGTACTTGCTTGACCAACAGGACCCAGGAGGAGGGACACAACAGTACTAACACTACACTGAGGTGTAAGCagctccaccattgctatgaagAAGTCCAATCCACTTCATGGAGAATAAGCAACTCACAGACAGCCAAGTGCCCAGCTAGCACCCAGGGCCACACTGTGAATGATACCCAGTGGCACAATTTACCCCCAATGAGAGTAGCTGAGTATCCCCAAAAATAACCATTCCTGTTTGAGACAGCCAATCTACAgaatgtggggggaaaaaagaaaagaaaaaaaagaagaaaaaaaaaacaaaaacacccggTTACTTTAAGCCactgtttcattttatctttaattagttagcttttttaaaaaatttattatttatttatttaggttttttgagacaaggtttctctgtgtagttttgtgcctgtcctggaactcactttgtagaccaggctggcctcgaactcacagagatccgcctgcctctgccgcccgagtgctgggattaaaggtgtgcaccaccaccgcctggcaattagTTAGCTTTCTAAAAAATAATTTgcttacttttatttcatgtgcgtttgtgttttgcctgtatgtattgtctgtgtgaaggtgtcagatcccctggaactggagttacagacagttgtgcactgccatgtggttgctgggaattgaacctgggtcctctagaagagcagccagtgctcttatccgttgagccatctcttcagtccctaatTTTATGTGATTAGAGTTGTACCtacgtgtatgtttgtgtaccatgcacaagcctggtacccttggaggccagaagaggatattagatcctcctggaactggagttacaggcggttgtgaactgccataaggatgatgggaattgaactcaggtcccatgGAACAGCATCCAGTGaatgaatcatctctccagttgCTAGCCACTAAGTTTCAATGGGGGTTATAATACAGCATAGGTAACAGAAATAGGAGAATATGGCATCCCATCCTGAATCCCGTCAGTGCTATTATTGACAGAATCAAAGCCGCACTACAAAGACTACAACAAGCAACTGGTTTTCTAGGAAGAAGCTGTGAGCTGTTCCAAATCACAAATCCAGTAATTCTGTCACTATAGTTGAAATGAAATTCTTAATAACCAATAAGCATATTCTACAAAAGAACTGCTCCCAACTGcagggtggtggcggcacacaccttaatcccagcattcaggaggcagaagaagtgGATCACCtcaaagtgagtttgaggccagcctggtctacagagcgaattccaggacagccaagggctacacagagaaaccctatctcgaaaaaccaaaaatgaaaactaGCCCTAACCTATCTGGCTCTTTGGAGGGAGGAGCACAGCCCCAACCTGAAACTGCAGCAGGCTGTGTATCTAGACGTGAAGATAAAGTAGGACTAGGACGTGGTAAAGCATCTGCACCCAGGCCTCAGAGCCCCCTGGCCCTGGCCTTCATGCCACAGGTAAAGGAGGAGACTAAACTGGTCAGTGCCAGAGGGTCTGGATAGAAGCCCTTCTCCccacacctacctatgacttGCCCCTGGGGCGGgtctgagacaggagcccttaagacccaagatctggatgtgccagctctcttggttccttgtgatcctggatgctggacgGCAGATCAagcggagttctccagagaacaccgctggactgcactccacctctcccagatcctgtaaccaacccctttactggctgtaagttacccaaAAATAAACCcgccttttaactacatggagttgccttaataaatctccCAATATAAAGTCTCTCTACTGGAAGTAGTAAGaaagggacaagaaggagaataatcaTGACATGTAATCAAACACTTTTCTACGAAAAATGAGCATGGACATTTATAGTCACATCTAATTCTAAGAATTACAGACAATGCAGCCAACTCCGTGCTTTCATAGGAAGCTACCCAAGTCTGACTGTATCTGGTCTTGAACCCCCAAACCACATACTgggagctacaggatttggttCAACCCTTCTGTTAAGCCTGAAATGTCCTCACCAACCTTCCTTCTAAGTGATTCCACGTGCTAACTGCTGTGTGCATCCAACACCTCCCTCACTTTCCCATCTAGGCAGTGTCACAGTCCTTGATCACCTCCAAGGTCAGTGTCCACGCACAGCTGACAGCTCGACCGAGGCGAGGCAAACCCACAGGACTGGTGGGTTTCAGCGTACTTCTATGTACACTGGGTTGCTGAGGTCATATTTCTCTCAACTCTGTCTAATAGAGTGTTACAGAGGACCTTCAAGCACCCATCACAAAGCAGTATTCCCAGAAAAGAGACCTATCTATCTAAGGCAGCGAGAAGAAACGTGCATGGCTCACCTTGGTCGGTCTTGGTGGCTGGCTTCCAGTTTTCAGCACTAATTACTGGCAGACAGACCTGCCCCTTCTCATCAATGTTAGGGTGATAGATCTTGGTTTTAAATGTGATCTTGGGTGGTTTGAATGGATACTCTGCTGGAAAGTTGATTTCAATTCTAAACGCCCCCTTGTCGTACGGAGGGTtgtcctaaaagaaaaaaaaaggggaggggggacaaaaaacaaaaatacacatcAAAATCAACATACCAAAGTCCATACACCTATGGCCAAGCCAGGGCTGCTTTAATTGTTCATTAATTATTCCCAATAGTACATTGACTGAAGCCCTGCCACAGAAAAGGTAATCCAACAACCAACGAGTATTTCTAGATAAGATGCCCAATAAATTTTGAAAAGGTCTGAAATCAATGTCATAATAACCTTATTGTTTTTTcaatagtgtggtggtttgaatgagaagcgccccccacccccataagctcatgtttgaatgcttggtctgaaGTTGGTGTAACTATTTgcaaaagattaggaggtgtggctatgttggagaaggtgtgtcactgggggtgggctttgagctttcaaggccagcctggtctacagagtaagttccaggacagccagggctacacagagaaactgtcttgaaaaaacaaaacaaaaagagcaaagagcacCATTGCTGGTTCATACTGTAAGAATATGTTTGGTTCTACATGAAACCGCCTAGGTGACAGAATCCTGAgagaaacaacttaaaaaaagcTTCTTTTGGCTCGCACTCCACAttaagggggagagaggagagaggggagaggggaggagaggggagaggggagaggagagaggggagaggggagaggggagaggggaggagaggagagaggggaggagaggggagaggggaggagaggggagaggggaggagaggggaagagaggggagaggggaggagaggggagaggagagaggagagggggaggcagACTGAAACCTGAaaagcccactcctagtgacTTACTGCCACCAGCCAAGCCCGaccacctcctaaaagttccacagTTTCCCAACTATGCCACCAGTTTGAACATGAGATGGGGAGGGtaaagttttaaagatttattctgtgtgtatatgcacacatgtgtaggtagctacagaagccagaaggcatcagatccttggGCTAgttatagatgcttgtgagctcCTGGATGTGGGCACTTCCAGTTCAAACCATAAACACTGCCCAAGCATCTTCCTAAGTTCCATTTGCACTCCTCCAGCAATAAGTCAACAGTTCTATTGCTTCAGTACTAGCTGCATTTAAAGTTGTCAATACATTATTGTCACACTATAGATATGGAGTGGCA
Coding sequences:
- the Ube2l3 gene encoding ubiquitin-conjugating enzyme E2 L3 isoform X2 — protein: MAASRRLMKDNPPYDKGAFRIEINFPAEYPFKPPKITFKTKIYHPNIDEKGQVCLPVISAENWKPATKTDQVIQSLIALVNDPQPEHPLRADLAEEYSKDRKKFCKNAEEFTKKYGEKRPVD
- the Ube2l3 gene encoding ubiquitin-conjugating enzyme E2 L3 isoform X1 gives rise to the protein MAASRRLMKELEEIRKCGMKNFRNIQVDEANLLTWQGLIVPDNPPYDKGAFRIEINFPAEYPFKPPKITFKTKIYHPNIDEKGQVCLPVISAENWKPATKTDQVIQSLIALVNDPQPEHPLRADLAEEYSKDRKKFCKNAEEFTKKYGEKRPVD
- the Ube2l3 gene encoding ubiquitin-conjugating enzyme E2 L3 isoform X3, translating into MKNFRNIQVDEANLLTWQGLIVPDNPPYDKGAFRIEINFPAEYPFKPPKITFKTKIYHPNIDEKGQVCLPVISAENWKPATKTDQVIQSLIALVNDPQPEHPLRADLAEEYSKDRKKFCKNAEEFTKKYGEKRPVD